Proteins encoded in a region of the Streptomyces sp. NBC_00258 genome:
- a CDS encoding DoxX family protein, translated as MSVDTRTPRTPTGDRSLGFDDAPALSMVKVPSDPAQVIVNHASFRVQLNAAPRAQSPRAARHLSSGEDTARIPVVGTTAGTRRRAPVVWSGKSAPDDTGATRLLQAVRSTSLGHGAEAPAGDGGSTQVIPRVGEGGPPGFDVDATVETPTVRGPETRLLPQMRSAGSAYEEIDERPYADGEFEDDSYDADEYRDEDDGALRRHGAAPVRHGYYPGRRMNLGVVLLPLRVFLGFISIYAGMGKLCDPVYFDGGKRGSMVKWLNSLHPWELAEPLRQFALEHPVGAGLLIAFFQVIVGVLTVLGLWQRVAAVVGALLSAALLLTVSWKSVPAYDAPDIIYLAAWSPLIIAGAPVYSIDGRLAGEAWRTLGPRADIWELRSRVLRRGALVTTIVVGLTLLIGSLLGGAVRDADRVVVPGPGEAPRNELPGSPLPEEPGQRRHKESPSAANSPTQGATSARPSDAATTPGAARETAGAGAGQPSQTQGSGQAPPQQSAPPQAPSTTAGPSSSGGTTGGTGSGGGSGSGGSGSGGSTGGSGSGGGSGSGGGSGLVGGLLG; from the coding sequence ATGAGTGTGGACACCAGAACACCCCGCACACCCACGGGGGACCGCTCGTTGGGATTCGACGACGCTCCCGCGCTGAGCATGGTGAAGGTGCCGAGCGATCCGGCGCAGGTCATCGTCAATCATGCGAGCTTCCGCGTGCAGCTGAACGCCGCCCCGCGGGCCCAGTCCCCGCGCGCCGCGCGGCACTTGAGCTCGGGCGAGGACACCGCGCGCATCCCCGTCGTCGGAACCACCGCAGGCACCCGCCGCCGCGCGCCCGTCGTCTGGAGCGGGAAGTCCGCCCCCGACGACACAGGCGCCACCCGGCTGTTGCAGGCGGTGCGGAGCACGAGTCTGGGGCACGGCGCCGAGGCGCCGGCGGGCGACGGCGGTTCGACCCAGGTCATCCCGCGCGTCGGCGAGGGCGGACCCCCCGGGTTCGACGTCGACGCCACCGTCGAGACACCGACCGTCCGCGGCCCCGAGACCCGCCTCCTGCCGCAGATGCGCAGCGCGGGCAGCGCGTACGAGGAGATCGACGAACGTCCGTACGCGGACGGCGAGTTCGAGGACGACTCCTACGACGCCGACGAGTACCGGGACGAGGACGACGGCGCGCTCAGGCGGCACGGCGCCGCCCCCGTCCGGCACGGGTACTACCCCGGCCGCCGGATGAACCTCGGCGTCGTCCTGCTCCCGCTGCGCGTCTTCCTCGGCTTCATCTCCATCTACGCCGGCATGGGCAAGCTCTGCGACCCCGTCTACTTCGACGGCGGCAAACGCGGCTCCATGGTCAAGTGGCTCAACTCCCTGCACCCCTGGGAACTCGCCGAGCCACTGCGCCAGTTCGCCCTCGAACACCCCGTCGGCGCCGGACTCCTCATCGCCTTCTTCCAGGTCATCGTCGGCGTCCTCACCGTGCTGGGCCTGTGGCAGCGGGTCGCCGCGGTCGTCGGCGCGCTGCTGTCGGCGGCCCTTCTCCTCACCGTCAGCTGGAAGTCCGTCCCCGCCTACGACGCGCCGGACATCATCTACCTCGCCGCCTGGTCCCCGCTGATCATCGCGGGCGCCCCCGTCTACTCCATCGACGGCCGCCTCGCCGGCGAGGCCTGGCGCACGCTCGGGCCGCGCGCCGACATCTGGGAGCTGCGCAGCCGCGTCCTGCGCCGGGGCGCGCTCGTCACGACCATCGTCGTCGGACTCACCCTGCTCATCGGCTCGTTGCTCGGCGGTGCCGTCCGTGACGCCGACCGCGTGGTCGTTCCCGGCCCCGGCGAGGCCCCGCGCAACGAACTGCCCGGCTCCCCGCTCCCGGAGGAGCCCGGCCAGCGCCGGCACAAGGAGAGCCCCTCGGCGGCCAACTCGCCCACCCAGGGCGCCACTTCCGCGAGGCCCTCGGACGCCGCGACCACACCGGGCGCGGCCCGCGAGACCGCGGGCGCAGGTGCCGGGCAGCCCAGCCAGACGCAGGGCTCCGGCCAGGCCCCGCCTCAGCAGTCCGCCCCGCCGCAGGCCCCCAGCACCACCGCCGGCCCGTCCTCATCGGGCGGCACCACCGGCGGTACGGGCTCGGGCGGCGGCTCCGGCAGCGGCGGCTCCGGCTCCGGCGGAAGCACGGGCGGCTCCGGCAGCGGTGGCGGCTCCGGCTCCGGCGGTGGCTCCGGGCTCGTGGGCGGCCTGCTGGGCTGA
- a CDS encoding RNA-guided endonuclease InsQ/TnpB family protein — translation MKGVQAERIKREELGIEDRRKHEGRKATPLKSHAKETGSHHRVYRFRFYPTESQAEQLGKTFGACRWVYNEGLALRSGAWEQHRVRVGFAETCRALTGWKRAEERAWLKEVSSTVLQQSLRHLDQAFTRFIKGVAKYPKRRKKQRSRDAATYVRTGFRWVEDPERRGTGLITLAKQSGPLDVRWSRALPAGVVPVRLSVTRDRAGRYFVSVLVEERMTALPAVFLSGSREPKAVGLDLGLASLVTLDDGTKLDHPRLLKRYAEKLARLQRELHKKVRGSRNREKVRQKIARLYALIGDVRRDMLDQFTTRLVRENQVLVVEDLSIVTLLRPARGKGRRRKARLSQAIIDAGWGELLRQLRYKCEWYGRTLVVVDRFFPSTRRCSACHVKGPKLDVSVREWACAECGAVHDRDVNAAVNLRDEGMRLYWLVASALPPDRQPPAVIKASELEKCLLAA, via the coding sequence AGTCATGCCAAGGAGACCGGCTCCCACCATCGTGTCTACCGGTTCCGCTTCTATCCGACTGAGTCGCAGGCCGAGCAGTTGGGGAAGACGTTCGGTGCTTGCCGGTGGGTCTACAACGAGGGGCTGGCCCTGCGGTCGGGAGCCTGGGAGCAGCACCGGGTGAGGGTGGGTTTCGCGGAGACGTGTCGGGCGCTGACGGGTTGGAAGCGGGCCGAGGAGAGGGCGTGGCTCAAGGAGGTGTCCTCGACGGTGTTGCAGCAGTCCCTGCGGCATCTCGATCAGGCGTTCACGCGGTTCATCAAGGGGGTGGCGAAGTATCCGAAGCGGAGGAAGAAGCAGCGGTCGCGGGATGCGGCGACGTATGTGCGTACGGGGTTCAGATGGGTCGAGGATCCCGAGCGGCGGGGAACGGGCCTGATCACGCTCGCCAAGCAGTCCGGGCCGTTGGACGTCCGCTGGTCCAGGGCGCTTCCCGCGGGGGTTGTTCCGGTCCGGTTGTCGGTGACGCGGGACCGGGCCGGTCGGTATTTCGTGTCCGTGCTCGTGGAGGAGCGTATGACGGCGTTGCCTGCTGTCTTCCTGTCGGGTTCGCGGGAGCCGAAGGCGGTCGGGCTGGACTTGGGGCTGGCGTCCTTGGTGACGCTGGATGACGGTACGAAGCTGGACCATCCGCGGCTGCTGAAGCGGTACGCGGAGAAGTTGGCGCGGTTGCAGCGGGAGCTGCACAAGAAGGTGAGGGGATCGAGGAACCGGGAGAAGGTCAGGCAGAAGATCGCCCGCCTCTACGCGCTCATCGGTGACGTACGCAGAGACATGCTGGACCAGTTCACGACCCGCCTCGTGCGCGAGAACCAAGTGCTCGTGGTGGAGGATCTGTCCATCGTGACCCTGTTGCGTCCGGCTCGCGGAAAGGGCCGTCGGCGCAAGGCGAGGCTGAGCCAGGCGATCATCGACGCCGGGTGGGGTGAGCTGTTGCGGCAGCTGCGGTACAAGTGCGAGTGGTACGGCCGCACGTTGGTGGTCGTCGACCGTTTCTTCCCCTCCACTCGGAGGTGCTCGGCGTGTCATGTGAAGGGCCCGAAGCTTGATGTATCCGTCCGGGAGTGGGCGTGTGCCGAGTGCGGCGCGGTGCACGACCGGGACGTGAACGCGGCGGTGAATCTGCGGGATGAGGGGATGCGCCTGTATTGGCTGGTGGCATCCGCGCTGCCTCCGGACCGACAGCCTCCGGCCGTAATCAAGGCTTCGGAGTTGGAGAAGTGTCTGCTGGCCGCGTAG
- a CDS encoding ABC transporter ATP-binding protein — protein sequence MATVSFNKATRIYPGGDKPAVDQLELDVADGEFLVLVGPSGCGKSTSLRMLAGLEDVNAGSIHIGDRDVTHLPPKDRDIAMVFQNYALYPHMTVADNMGFALKIAGINKAEIRQKVEDAAKILDLTDYLARKPKALSGGQRQRVAMGRAIVREPQVFLMDEPLSNLDAKLRVSTRTQIASLQRRLGITTVYVTHDQVEAMTMGDRVAVLKDGLLQQVDSPRNMYDRPANLFVAGFIGSPAMNLVEVPITDGGVKFGNSVVPVNREALKTAADKGDTTVTVGVRPEHFDIVEHDGAAAASLSKDTEDAPAGLAVTVNVVEELGADGYVYGSAKVDGDLKDLVVRVSGRAVPEKGATLHVVPRPGETHVFSTSTGERLSD from the coding sequence ATGGCCACTGTCTCGTTCAACAAGGCGACCCGCATTTACCCGGGTGGCGACAAGCCCGCCGTCGACCAGCTCGAGCTCGACGTCGCGGATGGCGAGTTCCTCGTCCTCGTCGGCCCCTCCGGCTGCGGAAAGTCCACCTCCCTGCGGATGCTCGCGGGTCTCGAGGACGTCAACGCCGGCTCGATCCACATCGGTGACCGCGACGTCACGCACCTGCCGCCCAAGGACCGGGACATCGCCATGGTGTTCCAGAACTACGCGCTGTACCCGCACATGACGGTCGCCGACAACATGGGCTTCGCCCTCAAGATCGCCGGCATCAACAAGGCCGAGATCCGCCAGAAGGTCGAGGACGCGGCGAAGATCCTCGACCTCACGGACTACCTGGCCCGCAAGCCGAAGGCCCTCTCCGGCGGTCAGCGCCAGCGTGTCGCGATGGGTCGCGCCATCGTGCGTGAGCCCCAGGTCTTCCTCATGGACGAGCCGCTGTCGAACCTCGACGCCAAGCTCCGTGTCTCGACCCGTACGCAGATCGCGTCGCTGCAGCGCCGCCTCGGCATCACCACGGTGTACGTCACCCACGACCAGGTCGAGGCCATGACGATGGGCGACCGCGTCGCGGTCCTCAAGGACGGTCTGCTCCAGCAGGTCGACTCGCCGCGCAACATGTACGACCGCCCGGCGAACCTCTTCGTGGCCGGCTTCATCGGCTCCCCGGCGATGAACCTCGTCGAGGTCCCGATCACCGACGGCGGCGTGAAGTTCGGCAACTCCGTGGTGCCCGTCAACCGCGAGGCCCTCAAGACCGCCGCCGACAAGGGTGACACCACGGTCACCGTCGGTGTCCGTCCGGAGCACTTCGACATCGTCGAGCACGACGGTGCCGCGGCCGCCTCCCTGTCGAAGGACACCGAGGACGCCCCGGCCGGCCTCGCCGTCACCGTGAACGTCGTCGAGGAGCTCGGCGCCGACGGCTACGTCTACGGCAGCGCCAAGGTCGACGGCGACCTCAAGGACCTGGTCGTCCGCGTCAGCGGCCGCGCGGTTCCGGAGAAGGGCGCCACGCTGCACGTCGTGCCGCGTCCGGGCGAGACCCACGTGTTCTCGACGTCCACGGGCGAGCGTCTCTCCGACTGA
- a CDS encoding nucleotidyltransferase family protein has translation MTDPNAASRPVQAVVLAGGQGSRLRPYTDDRPKPMVEIPGTGTPIIGHQLAWLAEEGVTDVVVSCGHLAEVLQQWLDSAELPVSVTTVVETEPLGRGGGLKFAAKHLPHPDRPWYATNGDIWTRFSLREMADFHTERDAVATLALARPRIPWGAVETDDFGHITDFIESPPTAYGINAGVYVFSPEFAALLPDLGDHERSTFPRLARERRLAGYPIPQGAYWRAIDTAKDLTEAAKELAALGR, from the coding sequence ATGACCGATCCGAACGCCGCGTCGCGCCCCGTTCAAGCCGTCGTCCTGGCCGGCGGCCAGGGCTCGCGGCTGCGTCCCTACACCGACGACCGTCCCAAGCCGATGGTCGAGATTCCCGGCACCGGGACCCCGATCATCGGCCACCAGCTGGCCTGGCTCGCCGAGGAGGGCGTCACCGACGTCGTCGTCTCGTGCGGCCATCTCGCCGAGGTGCTGCAGCAGTGGCTGGACTCGGCCGAACTGCCCGTCTCCGTGACCACCGTGGTCGAGACGGAGCCCTTGGGCCGCGGCGGCGGCCTCAAGTTCGCCGCCAAGCACCTGCCCCACCCGGACCGCCCCTGGTACGCGACGAACGGCGACATCTGGACCCGTTTCTCGCTGCGTGAGATGGCGGACTTCCACACCGAGCGCGACGCGGTGGCCACCCTCGCGCTGGCCCGCCCCCGCATCCCGTGGGGCGCCGTCGAGACCGACGACTTCGGCCACATCACGGACTTCATCGAGTCCCCGCCGACCGCGTACGGCATCAACGCGGGTGTGTACGTCTTCTCCCCCGAGTTCGCCGCCCTGCTGCCCGACCTCGGCGACCACGAGCGCTCCACGTTCCCCCGCCTGGCCCGTGAACGCCGCCTGGCCGGCTACCCGATCCCGCAGGGCGCGTACTGGCGCGCCATCGACACCGCGAAGGACCTCACCGAGGCCGCCAAGGAGCTGGCGGCGCTGGGGCGTTGA